A single window of Enterococcus mundtii DNA harbors:
- a CDS encoding LPXTG cell wall anchor domain-containing protein has product MERKNRYILSIGMLLIHVYAPLVVHGTEIRSVETEGTIGFTGLYEIPGTPEPAPEGAIKQDLPKEIAQHPSMVNHSISRRLPKTNESQKRIWSTSGLLLVSTILGFWFWRHKKKKTNKESRI; this is encoded by the coding sequence ATGGAACGTAAAAATAGATACATACTAAGTATAGGTATGTTACTTATTCATGTGTATGCACCGTTAGTTGTTCATGGAACTGAAATACGTTCGGTGGAAACAGAAGGTACGATTGGTTTTACTGGGCTATATGAAATACCTGGAACACCTGAACCAGCACCGGAAGGTGCGATCAAGCAAGATTTACCAAAAGAAATTGCTCAACACCCCTCAATGGTCAATCACTCAATATCCAGAAGATTACCGAAAACAAACGAGAGTCAGAAGCGCATATGGTCAACGTCTGGTCTATTGCTTGTCAGCACAATACTTGGCTTTTGGTTTTGGCGACACAAAAAGAAAAAAACAAATAAAGAAAGTAGGATTTAA
- the mazE gene encoding type II toxin-antitoxin system PemI/MazE family antitoxin has protein sequence MLITKSRLQGSSVVITLPSDNGKKPSDNQEYIVVYSDDGTITLVPKIDDPFSGGEEAEYYEKDEWEDLTPEGREIL, from the coding sequence ATGCTTATTACAAAATCTAGATTACAAGGAAGTTCTGTAGTAATTACTCTTCCGTCTGATAATGGTAAAAAACCTTCAGATAACCAAGAATATATCGTTGTATATTCTGATGATGGAACAATTACGTTAGTTCCTAAAATCGATGATCCATTTAGTGGAGGAGAAGAAGCTGAGTATTATGAAAAAGATGAATGGGAAGATTTAACTCCTGAAGGGAGAGAAATTTTATAG
- a CDS encoding DUF916 and DUF3324 domain-containing protein, which translates to MKQVSTYRKNIIQQTGMILLLLLVSLVAPMRVGAEEGTLNFYVTPEFSDNQQSGNERYFQLTLAPDATEKLTLKLQNANAEAKKIKITPHTAYTNVMGVVEYGQDAEKADPTLKHSLDELIEQPEIIELGGNETKTVTLDLKMPKEAFEGFLAGGLRIEEVKEDTTEETSDGEGVAIQNEFAYIIGVVVSNNQDAVKPDLELLDVFADQLNYRNVISANLQNFTPTFVNRLEVEATVQKVGEEKILYQASQEQMQMAPNSNFNFPISLEGARFRSGEYLLKMTARSGEEEWQWERTFTIEADEARALNQKDVTIDTSINWWIVAVISLIILLLLLIVWLLIKQRRLKNDEEV; encoded by the coding sequence ATGAAACAAGTCAGTACATATCGAAAAAATATAATCCAACAAACAGGAATGATACTGCTTCTGTTGTTGGTCAGTTTGGTGGCACCGATGCGTGTGGGGGCAGAAGAGGGAACCTTGAATTTTTATGTGACACCGGAGTTCTCAGACAATCAACAGTCAGGCAACGAACGCTATTTTCAGTTGACACTTGCACCGGATGCGACAGAAAAACTGACATTGAAACTACAAAACGCCAATGCAGAAGCAAAGAAAATCAAAATAACGCCACATACTGCGTATACGAATGTGATGGGGGTCGTGGAATACGGACAAGACGCGGAAAAAGCCGATCCTACGCTCAAGCATTCGCTGGATGAATTAATTGAACAACCCGAAATCATCGAGCTTGGTGGTAACGAAACGAAAACGGTGACGCTCGATCTGAAGATGCCTAAAGAAGCATTCGAAGGCTTCTTAGCTGGTGGGTTACGGATTGAAGAAGTCAAAGAAGACACAACGGAAGAAACGAGCGATGGAGAAGGTGTCGCCATCCAAAATGAGTTTGCGTATATCATCGGTGTGGTGGTGAGTAACAATCAAGACGCCGTGAAACCAGATTTAGAGTTGTTGGATGTCTTTGCCGATCAACTCAACTATCGCAATGTCATCAGTGCGAATCTACAAAACTTCACCCCGACATTTGTGAATCGCTTAGAAGTTGAAGCTACGGTTCAAAAAGTGGGGGAAGAAAAAATTTTATACCAAGCAAGTCAAGAACAAATGCAAATGGCACCAAATTCTAATTTCAATTTTCCGATTTCTTTAGAAGGCGCTCGTTTTCGCAGTGGTGAATATTTGTTGAAAATGACGGCACGTTCTGGGGAAGAGGAATGGCAATGGGAAAGAACCTTTACGATCGAGGCGGATGAAGCCCGAGCATTAAATCAGAAAGATGTCACGATTGATACAAGTATTAATTGGTGGATCGTTGCAGTGATTAGCCTGATTATTCTATTGTTATTGCTTATTGTTTGGCTACTTATTAAACAACGAAGACTTAAAAATGACGAGGAGGTCTAG
- a CDS encoding recombinase family protein has product MIFLKIGYARVSTGLQNLDLQEDSLNKFGCEKIFTDHLSGAKSNRPGLEMAIDFVRSGDTLVVWRLDRLGRNMEDLISIVNRLNERGVSFHSLQENITMDKSSSTGQLMFHLFAAFAEFERNLILERSAAGREAARARGRFGGRPEKLSFQDLELLKTLVDNGTPIKTIAERWNVSRTTIYRYLGKIMEKETPK; this is encoded by the coding sequence GTGATTTTTTTGAAAATAGGATATGCCCGAGTATCCACTGGATTACAAAATTTAGATTTACAAGAAGATAGTTTAAACAAATTTGGTTGTGAGAAAATTTTTACCGATCATCTGAGTGGAGCAAAAAGTAATCGACCAGGATTGGAAATGGCCATCGATTTTGTTCGTTCTGGAGATACTCTCGTGGTTTGGCGTTTGGATCGGCTGGGAAGAAATATGGAAGATCTGATTTCGATCGTTAATCGATTGAATGAACGTGGTGTCAGTTTTCATAGTCTTCAAGAAAATATTACAATGGATAAATCTAGCTCTACTGGACAACTTATGTTTCATTTGTTTGCGGCGTTTGCCGAATTTGAGCGCAATTTAATTTTAGAACGATCGGCTGCTGGAAGAGAAGCTGCACGTGCAAGAGGAAGGTTTGGTGGTCGTCCTGAGAAGTTATCCTTTCAGGATTTGGAACTACTGAAGACTCTAGTAGATAACGGTACGCCTATTAAGACGATTGCCGAACGATGGAACGTTTCTCGAACAACCATTTATCGTTATCTTGGTAAAATAATGGAAAAGGAAACACCTAAGTAG
- a CDS encoding type II toxin-antitoxin system PemK/MazF family toxin gives MLEDKNYIPKKGDIVWIDFDPSTGNEIQKRRPGLVVSRYEFNRKTMFAVICPITSTIKNLPTRYSLPADLDTNGQVLISQLKSLDFKKRKLKKVENLPLQDMAKIDQIIQYIF, from the coding sequence GTGTTAGAAGATAAAAATTACATTCCTAAAAAAGGAGACATTGTTTGGATTGATTTTGATCCTTCAACAGGAAACGAAATTCAAAAGAGACGTCCAGGATTAGTTGTTTCTCGATATGAGTTTAATCGGAAGACAATGTTTGCGGTAATCTGTCCAATTACTTCTACTATAAAGAATCTACCGACGCGCTATTCTCTTCCTGCAGATTTAGATACAAATGGGCAAGTACTTATTTCTCAATTAAAATCACTTGATTTCAAGAAAAGAAAACTCAAAAAGGTAGAAAATTTACCTTTACAAGATATGGCTAAAATTGATCAGATTATCCAGTATATATTTTAA
- a CDS encoding response regulator transcription factor — protein sequence MERILVVEDEYMINQIVTEFLKERKYEVYSVRSGEQALEVFAEETFDLILLDIMLPGIRGTDVLKKIRETSDVPIIMLTALDDEYTQLLSFSHLISDYVVKPFSPLILIKRIENVFRMNQGNPHITVGEYAIDLDGGLVKYQEEEIHLTRKEYDILVILIRNKGKIITREQLVHQVWSYEYQLENRILDNHLKNIRKKMPLLSIKTIKNRGYQLEDTP from the coding sequence ATGGAAAGAATTTTAGTGGTTGAAGATGAATATATGATCAATCAAATCGTGACGGAATTTTTAAAAGAGCGTAAATATGAAGTTTATTCAGTAAGAAGTGGCGAACAGGCATTGGAAGTTTTTGCTGAAGAAACATTTGACTTGATCCTATTGGACATTATGTTGCCTGGGATAAGGGGGACGGATGTTTTAAAGAAAATTCGGGAAACGTCGGATGTGCCGATCATCATGCTGACTGCCTTGGATGATGAATATACGCAGTTGCTCAGTTTTTCTCATTTGATCAGTGACTATGTCGTCAAACCTTTTTCTCCACTTATTTTGATCAAACGGATCGAAAATGTGTTTCGGATGAATCAAGGAAATCCCCACATCACTGTCGGGGAGTACGCCATTGATCTTGATGGTGGTCTTGTAAAATACCAAGAGGAAGAAATCCATTTAACAAGAAAAGAGTATGATATTTTAGTGATTCTAATAAGAAACAAAGGGAAAATCATCACGCGAGAACAATTAGTACATCAAGTTTGGTCGTATGAATATCAGTTGGAAAATCGAATATTAGATAATCATCTAAAAAATATCCGAAAGAAAATGCCACTTTTATCCATAAAAACGATCAAAAATAGAGGCTACCAGCTTGAGGACACGCCATGA
- a CDS encoding WxL domain-containing protein encodes MKIKKALVVASTYLLCFPLLFSPVIETGMPVFAIENPVELTKEAELSDPLTYTHDYSSSSDNHEVTATSEYPEKQEESEKNESEEVSNRATEYRLELVASPPAGGNPRRTDSAGSNVVWLRVGDNLGNMRAFPNPGYRFLHWEVASGPIFIFSPNSEDLSVSQREAGNSVIRAVFEPVQGGNVTVKHEDEAGNQLADPSVLTGLVDQTYTTEALSISGWQLSKIPENASGTFGVEEQTVVYTYEPEQNLWGTVPWSYEEGTETITLYGGEAGARGDAPWKTYSSVKQIIVEDQVILPSNSTALFWALPNLESIDNVGRFDTSNVTNMNNMFGGTNNIKTLDLSNWDTSKVTDMAFMFNSNRNLETLNVSNWDTSNVTSMRAMFQTTESLTVIDVSSWNTSNVTDMGWMFFGNRRLESLNISNWNTTNVSVATSMFSNTTNLSDLRLGTNSRFDHLASPPTMPTITSSDSYTGNWVYYLNQANTIPEAYIASSSANFWREYDGSNPGTYQWQKKGSVAVHYRDINDQEIIASEIITGGIREPFQIEEKAIEGYTLQEISDNTSGRFTEVEQAVIFRYMKNTVDPVDPLNPEIEVNPENKPDLPGDQGLLSIDFVSSFNFGSQSISVHDQTYYAQPQRLLNEDGTVNENEERPNYVQISDRRPESERNGWELAVTQQEQFKGKENQVLNGASITLLNQQVVTAQGGTTPELQSGHPLIPGNRQRLLKAQGSEGMGTWIYRFGDAETAKESVALNIPKGANPEATTYSTKLTWELSSVPDN; translated from the coding sequence ATGAAAATTAAAAAAGCCCTGGTCGTGGCAAGCACTTATCTTCTTTGTTTTCCTTTGCTTTTTTCTCCAGTGATTGAAACGGGTATGCCTGTGTTTGCGATCGAGAATCCTGTGGAACTAACAAAAGAAGCAGAATTATCGGATCCACTAACCTATACACATGATTATTCAAGCTCTTCTGATAATCATGAAGTAACAGCGACTTCGGAATATCCAGAAAAGCAAGAAGAATCAGAAAAAAACGAAAGTGAAGAGGTAAGTAATCGTGCTACTGAATATCGTTTAGAATTAGTTGCAAGCCCTCCAGCCGGTGGCAACCCAAGACGAACTGATTCGGCAGGATCGAATGTGGTATGGCTCCGGGTAGGAGATAATCTGGGAAATATGAGAGCATTTCCCAATCCCGGTTATCGATTTTTACACTGGGAAGTCGCCTCAGGTCCGATATTTATATTTAGTCCAAATAGCGAAGATCTTAGTGTAAGCCAAAGGGAAGCAGGAAACTCTGTGATTCGTGCAGTCTTTGAACCAGTTCAAGGTGGAAATGTTACTGTAAAGCATGAAGATGAGGCAGGGAATCAATTAGCTGATCCTAGCGTGCTGACTGGTTTAGTTGATCAAACTTATACAACCGAAGCGCTAAGCATTAGTGGTTGGCAATTGAGTAAGATTCCCGAAAATGCCTCTGGGACTTTTGGAGTAGAAGAACAAACGGTTGTCTATACTTATGAGCCTGAACAGAATCTATGGGGAACGGTCCCTTGGTCGTATGAGGAAGGAACTGAAACAATCACATTATATGGTGGGGAAGCTGGCGCAAGAGGAGATGCACCATGGAAAACCTACTCTTCGGTCAAACAAATTATCGTAGAAGATCAAGTGATATTACCATCAAATTCAACCGCTTTATTTTGGGCATTGCCAAATCTGGAAAGTATTGATAATGTTGGGAGATTTGACACCTCAAATGTTACTAATATGAATAATATGTTTGGTGGAACGAACAACATAAAAACGTTAGATCTTTCAAACTGGGACACCTCGAAAGTTACTGATATGGCTTTTATGTTCAATAGTAATCGTAATCTAGAAACCTTAAATGTTTCTAATTGGGATACGTCAAATGTTACCAGTATGAGAGCGATGTTCCAGACTACCGAAAGTCTAACAGTGATAGATGTTTCAAGCTGGAATACGTCGAATGTTACCGATATGGGATGGATGTTCTTTGGTAATCGTAGACTAGAATCATTAAATATCTCGAATTGGAATACTACAAATGTCTCTGTAGCTACCAGTATGTTTTCTAATACGACCAATCTTTCAGATCTTCGTCTAGGAACAAATTCCCGATTTGACCATTTGGCTAGTCCTCCTACTATGCCTACCATTACTTCTTCAGATAGCTATACTGGCAACTGGGTTTATTATTTGAATCAAGCCAATACAATTCCTGAAGCCTATATTGCCTCTTCTTCAGCTAATTTTTGGCGGGAATACGATGGTAGTAATCCAGGTACTTATCAGTGGCAAAAAAAAGGATCCGTAGCCGTTCATTACAGAGATATCAATGATCAAGAAATTATCGCTTCAGAAATCATTACTGGTGGGATACGTGAACCATTTCAAATTGAAGAAAAAGCAATTGAAGGGTATACGTTACAAGAAATCTCGGATAATACTTCTGGTCGATTTACTGAAGTAGAGCAAGCCGTCATTTTTCGATACATGAAAAATACAGTAGATCCTGTAGATCCATTAAATCCAGAAATTGAAGTGAACCCAGAAAATAAACCAGATCTACCTGGAGATCAAGGACTATTGAGTATTGACTTTGTTTCATCTTTTAACTTTGGTTCACAATCTATTTCGGTTCATGACCAAACCTATTATGCACAACCACAGCGCTTGCTAAATGAAGATGGGACCGTCAATGAAAATGAAGAACGCCCTAACTATGTCCAGATCAGTGACCGACGCCCAGAATCTGAGCGCAATGGTTGGGAATTAGCAGTCACGCAACAAGAACAATTTAAAGGGAAAGAAAACCAAGTATTGAATGGCGCTAGTATAACTCTGTTAAACCAACAAGTCGTTACTGCTCAAGGCGGAACCACTCCAGAACTTCAATCCGGTCATCCCCTAATACCTGGAAATCGCCAAAGATTGCTCAAAGCACAAGGTAGTGAAGGTATGGGGACTTGGATCTATCGGTTTGGTGATGCAGAAACAGCAAAAGAAAGTGTGGCACTCAATATACCAAAAGGAGCGAATCCAGAAGCAACTACTTATTCGACCAAGTTGACGTGGGAATTAAGTAGTGTGCCTGACAATTAG
- a CDS encoding ABC transporter ATP-binding protein, whose translation MLTLNNIQKSYWQGGKELKVLKDISLQINEGELVAIMGPSGSGKSTLMNIIGCLDTATSGDYIVEGTNVKTLADNSLADFRNAKIGFVFQNFNLMPKLTVSQNVEMPLTYKKVNKKERRKRALDMLQLVGLEDRSDFKPMELSGGQKQRVAIARALVTNPSFVLGDEPTGALDTKTSSQIMDLFKEFHQAGKTIILITHEPEIAALCQRTITLRDGQIISDEQNKVR comes from the coding sequence GTGTTGACGCTTAACAACATTCAGAAGTCATATTGGCAAGGCGGGAAAGAACTAAAAGTCCTTAAAGATATCTCTTTGCAAATCAATGAAGGAGAACTGGTCGCAATCATGGGGCCATCGGGGTCAGGAAAGTCGACGTTGATGAATATCATTGGTTGTCTGGATACGGCTACATCAGGGGATTACATCGTTGAAGGAACGAATGTCAAAACGTTAGCGGACAATTCATTAGCCGATTTTCGTAACGCAAAAATCGGCTTTGTTTTCCAGAATTTCAATCTCATGCCAAAATTAACTGTTTCGCAAAATGTGGAAATGCCATTAACGTATAAAAAAGTCAATAAAAAAGAGCGGCGTAAGCGTGCCTTGGATATGTTGCAACTCGTAGGGTTAGAGGATCGAAGTGACTTCAAACCAATGGAATTATCAGGAGGACAAAAGCAACGTGTCGCAATTGCGAGAGCTTTAGTGACTAACCCTAGTTTTGTTTTAGGGGATGAGCCGACAGGGGCACTTGATACAAAAACCAGTAGCCAAATCATGGACCTTTTTAAGGAATTCCACCAAGCAGGAAAAACAATTATTCTAATTACCCATGAGCCAGAAATTGCAGCGTTATGTCAGCGCACGATCACTTTACGAGATGGTCAAATAATCAGTGATGAACAAAATAAAGTGAGGTGA
- a CDS encoding ABC transporter permease produces the protein MEEIRFALQSIFAHKMRSVLTMLGVIIGIAAIISIFSIIGGNTEKMKREMIGGNNNTMNIQYDKKSSFQSGNLFGGGLSEKEEKKPLYLPFLREDVLNKINEIPEVLASGLSYQKDGKIYRKAKGADAKVSAVTSSVEDLEQLNFIKGEGFASQAFKEQQQAIFLEDSLYDELFPNEEGIGQFVEVNGVPFKVQGVFQLDPNSSNLFSFEKRAYVPLQQAHKLSDELDIVPLVTIQTNNTDQLQGAAEKAAEILNQQIPPSDYEYGVMNLKDFARELERMNQSSFILLSGIASISLLVGGIGVMNIMLVSVTERTKEIGIKKALGARRKIILKQFLVEAVVLTLIGGILGILIGLLSGYVITQSLDYPYIVSVLSIIVSLVFCSLMGVIFGLLPAMKASKLNPIEALRFE, from the coding sequence ATGGAAGAAATCAGATTTGCCTTACAATCGATTTTTGCTCATAAGATGCGTTCAGTGTTGACTATGTTAGGTGTCATTATTGGGATTGCTGCCATTATTTCGATTTTCAGCATCATCGGTGGAAATACCGAAAAAATGAAACGAGAAATGATTGGTGGTAACAATAATACGATGAACATCCAATACGATAAAAAAAGTTCATTCCAAAGTGGAAACCTATTTGGGGGAGGCCTATCAGAAAAGGAAGAAAAAAAACCGTTATACCTTCCGTTTTTACGTGAAGATGTATTAAATAAAATTAATGAGATACCAGAGGTCTTAGCAAGTGGCTTGTCATATCAAAAAGATGGGAAAATCTATAGGAAAGCAAAAGGGGCTGACGCCAAAGTTTCTGCTGTCACTTCTTCTGTTGAGGATTTGGAGCAATTAAACTTCATCAAAGGGGAAGGTTTTGCTTCTCAAGCCTTCAAGGAGCAACAACAAGCCATTTTTCTGGAAGATTCCTTGTATGACGAATTATTTCCCAATGAAGAAGGGATCGGACAGTTTGTCGAAGTGAATGGCGTGCCATTCAAAGTTCAAGGGGTATTTCAGTTAGATCCCAATAGTAGTAATCTATTTAGCTTTGAGAAAAGAGCTTATGTTCCTTTACAGCAAGCACATAAACTATCTGATGAGTTAGATATTGTGCCACTTGTCACGATCCAAACAAATAATACCGATCAATTACAAGGCGCTGCAGAAAAAGCAGCAGAGATTCTTAATCAACAGATCCCACCATCCGATTATGAATATGGGGTAATGAATCTGAAAGACTTTGCCAGAGAATTGGAACGAATGAACCAGTCAAGTTTTATTCTCTTGTCCGGTATAGCAAGTATCTCGTTATTAGTAGGGGGGATCGGTGTGATGAATATCATGTTAGTCTCTGTCACGGAAAGAACGAAAGAAATCGGGATAAAGAAAGCACTCGGCGCAAGAAGAAAAATTATTTTAAAACAATTTTTAGTAGAAGCGGTAGTCTTGACATTGATTGGTGGGATACTGGGGATACTTATAGGCTTACTAAGTGGCTATGTTATCACACAGTCGCTTGATTATCCTTATATTGTGTCTGTACTGTCTATTATCGTTAGCTTAGTTTTTTGTTCCCTAATGGGTGTGATATTTGGCTTATTACCAGCGATGAAAGCATCCAAATTAAACCCTATTGAGGCATTACGCTTTGAATAA
- a CDS encoding efflux RND transporter periplasmic adaptor subunit, protein MKPKKRKKFNRKWYFPVAVITVLLVVGAISIVVSSGKTKEENAGTNIEARSVKSLIDEVKAANLILAGKVMPNNSNKIKIDPERGTVKDILVNEGDVVEKGQPLFTYQTDQQRKVVEAEMDVEIKVRAVEQARVTANQKWTAHNQKVAELGKARQDYAKEKSEELQSTIKALEGEITSLHAEAIAGDNEVKNIETDLRKAQLLHENEKERLNEDTVTADNSGRIKSLNRDLVNQSKERQKEENFMEILDDSNLYVDGQVTEFDREKVAVDQRVEIMDRKDQENTWQGTIVQVANLTSDAKQDDQKEENPNLSKFPYKVKIDPKEEMPLIGSNVYVNVLPKDFVSGKVIINQRYLMEKDGKYYVWKVENDRIKEHEVKVNPMDNELAEIVEGLTVEDQLALPQTGMVEGMEVGASVDA, encoded by the coding sequence ATGAAGCCTAAAAAAAGAAAAAAATTCAACCGAAAATGGTATTTTCCAGTAGCAGTCATCACTGTTTTACTAGTAGTTGGTGCAATCAGTATAGTTGTTTCTAGTGGGAAAACAAAAGAAGAAAATGCAGGAACAAATATTGAAGCACGGTCTGTCAAATCCCTCATTGATGAGGTGAAAGCGGCGAATTTGATTTTAGCAGGAAAAGTCATGCCAAATAATAGCAACAAAATCAAAATTGATCCAGAACGAGGAACAGTGAAAGATATTCTGGTAAATGAAGGCGATGTCGTAGAAAAAGGGCAACCTTTGTTTACATACCAAACGGATCAACAGAGAAAAGTTGTGGAAGCTGAAATGGACGTAGAAATCAAAGTGAGAGCAGTAGAACAAGCACGAGTGACTGCAAATCAAAAATGGACAGCACATAACCAAAAAGTAGCAGAGCTTGGAAAAGCAAGACAAGATTATGCGAAGGAAAAATCCGAAGAGTTACAAAGTACGATCAAAGCATTAGAAGGAGAAATCACCAGTCTACATGCAGAAGCTATTGCTGGTGACAATGAAGTGAAGAATATAGAAACAGACTTGCGAAAAGCCCAACTACTTCACGAAAACGAAAAAGAACGGCTGAATGAAGACACAGTGACAGCCGATAACTCAGGAAGAATCAAATCATTGAATCGTGACTTAGTCAATCAATCAAAAGAACGTCAAAAAGAAGAAAACTTTATGGAGATCCTTGATGATTCGAACTTGTACGTGGATGGCCAAGTCACTGAATTTGATCGTGAAAAAGTTGCTGTCGATCAGCGAGTAGAAATTATGGATCGTAAAGACCAAGAGAATACTTGGCAAGGAACCATTGTGCAGGTGGCAAATTTAACAAGTGATGCAAAACAAGACGATCAAAAAGAAGAGAATCCAAATTTATCTAAGTTTCCTTACAAAGTTAAGATTGATCCAAAAGAAGAAATGCCACTGATTGGTTCCAATGTGTATGTCAATGTTTTACCGAAAGATTTTGTGTCAGGAAAAGTAATCATCAACCAAAGATACCTCATGGAAAAAGATGGAAAATATTATGTATGGAAAGTAGAAAATGATCGGATCAAAGAGCATGAAGTCAAGGTAAATCCGATGGATAATGAACTCGCAGAAATAGTCGAAGGATTGACTGTTGAAGATCAACTTGCTTTGCCTCAAACAGGAATGGTCGAGGGAATGGAGGTTGGTGCAAGTGTTGACGCTTAA